Part of the Undibacter mobilis genome is shown below.
GGTGGAGGCGCCCAGATGCGGCGTGCAGATGACGTTGGGATGGCCGAACAGCACGTTCTCATTGGCCGGCTCGGTGACGAAGACGTCGAAAGCGGCGCCGGCGACATGGCCGCTATCCAGCGCGGCGCGCAGAGCGTTTTCGTCGACCAGACCGCCGCGGGCGCAGTTGACGATGCGAACGCCCTTCTTGGTCTTGTTGAGCGCGGTGGCGTCGATAATGTTCTTGGTCTTGTCCGTCAGCGGCGTGTGCAGCGTGATGAAATCGGCGCGCTTGAGCAGATCGTCCAGTTCGACCTTCTCGACGCCGATATCGACGGCACGCTCGGGCGACAGGAACGGATCGAAGGCGATCACTTTCATCTTCAGGCCGAGGGCACGGTCGGCGACGATCGAACCGATATTGCCGCAGCCGATGATGCCAAGCGTCTTGCCGGTGATTTCGACGCCCATGAACTTGTTCTTTTCCCACTTGCCGGCCTGGGTGGAGCGGTCGGCTTCCGGGATCTGGCGGGCGAGCGCCAGCATCAGGGAGATGGCGTGTTCGGCGGTGGTGATCGAATTGCCGAAGGGCGTGTTCATCACGATGATGCCCTTGGCGGTCGAGGCCGGAATGTCGACATTGTCGACACCGATGCCGGCGCGGCCGATCACTTTCAGGTTCTTCGCGTTCTCGAGGATCTTCGGGGTCACCTTGGTGGCCGAACGAATGGCGAGGCCGTCATAGTTGCCGATGATCTCGGCGAGCTTGTCCTTGTCCTTGCCGAGGGCCGGCTGGAAATCGACCTCGACGCCGCGGTCCTTGAAGATCTGGATGGCGGCGGGAGAAAGAGCGTCGGAGATGAGAACTTTGGGCATGGTGTTCTTCCTTCACCCTCCCCTGGAGGGGGAGGGTCGGCGCATCGCGCCGGGGTGGGGTGAAACCTGAGAGAAAATGGAGCGCGGCGGTTGCGGTCGGTGACAGTGTCACCCCACCCCGCCATGCTTCGCATGGCGACCCTCCCCCTACAGGGGAGGGTAAAGAAGGCATCACGCCGCCTTGGGCAACGCGGCCTTGGCCTGTTCGAAGGCCCAGTCGAGCCACGGCGTCAGCGCTTCGACGTCCTTGGTCTCGATGGTGGCGCCGCACCAGATGCGCAGGCCCGGCGGCGCGTCGCGATAGAAAGCGATATCGTA
Proteins encoded:
- the serA gene encoding phosphoglycerate dehydrogenase: MPKVLISDALSPAAIQIFKDRGVEVDFQPALGKDKDKLAEIIGNYDGLAIRSATKVTPKILENAKNLKVIGRAGIGVDNVDIPASTAKGIIVMNTPFGNSITTAEHAISLMLALARQIPEADRSTQAGKWEKNKFMGVEITGKTLGIIGCGNIGSIVADRALGLKMKVIAFDPFLSPERAVDIGVEKVELDDLLKRADFITLHTPLTDKTKNIIDATALNKTKKGVRIVNCARGGLVDENALRAALDSGHVAGAAFDVFVTEPANENVLFGHPNVICTPHLGASTTEAQENVALQVAEQMSDYLMTGAISNAINFPSITAEEAPKLKPFVDLAEKLGSFAGQLTETGITKVQIAYEGAVAQMNTRALTSAALAGLLRPMLGDVNVVSAPVIAKERGMVIEETTRQVAGDYDSLITVTLVTERQTRHVSGTVFADGRPRIVNIKGIRMDAEFAPSMVYITNLDKPGFIGKFSGTLGEAGINIATFHVGRESAGGNAVALIEIDGELPEDVLAKVRALPQVQSARTLHF